From one Microthrixaceae bacterium genomic stretch:
- a CDS encoding NfeD family protein: MDSGDPEVWRWIWLIAAVVFGVGEMAVAGSFFLAPFAMGAAVATVVAFAGGGLTLQWAAFLGVSVATFVALRPMAHKLSASTPESNVGAHRQVGQRARVIEPIDGEHDHGMVQLNREKWRAESQSGQAIPAGTTVLVVEVRGTRVVVTPTDPVGTEHTVPPAS; this comes from the coding sequence ATGGACAGCGGTGATCCCGAGGTCTGGCGGTGGATCTGGTTGATCGCCGCCGTGGTGTTCGGTGTCGGAGAGATGGCGGTGGCGGGGTCCTTTTTCCTTGCCCCCTTTGCCATGGGAGCAGCTGTTGCCACCGTGGTCGCCTTCGCTGGTGGCGGCCTCACGCTTCAGTGGGCCGCCTTCCTCGGGGTTTCGGTCGCCACCTTCGTGGCCCTTCGCCCCATGGCGCACAAACTCAGCGCATCAACCCCCGAGTCGAACGTTGGAGCCCACCGGCAGGTGGGCCAACGGGCCCGAGTGATCGAGCCCATCGACGGCGAACACGACCACGGCATGGTGCAACTCAACCGGGAGAAGTGGAGAGCCGAGAGCCAGAGCGGTCAGGCCATCCCCGCCGGCACCACGGTCTTGGTGGTGGAGGTGAGGGGTACCCGGGTGGTTGTCACCCCCACCGACCCGGTGGGCACCGAGCACACCGTTCCCCCGGCCTCGTGA
- the mca gene encoding mycothiol conjugate amidase Mca, translating into MDRPLRLLTVHAHPDDEASKGAGTVARYAREGIESTLVCCTGGEAGDILNPAMDTPEVHADLAGVRRAEFKRSVDIIGYARWEMLGYHDSGMPDSDHNLNPDCFAMVPLDEAVGRLVAIIRRDQPQVLVSYGEDQSGYPHPDHIRAHEITLAAWDAAGDPARYPDLGDPWEPSKLYYTTWSRARILAIHQAFLDHDLESPFDQAWFDRPSQDHLITTSIDVDGYYQVRADALRAHATQVDPASPFWFGLPDDVASRIHPWDDYELARTRVPVPEGIERDLFSGLRAEVWS; encoded by the coding sequence GTGGACCGACCCCTTCGCCTTCTCACCGTGCACGCCCACCCTGATGACGAAGCTTCCAAGGGGGCGGGGACGGTGGCCCGCTACGCCCGAGAGGGCATCGAATCCACTTTGGTGTGTTGCACCGGGGGAGAGGCTGGAGACATCCTCAACCCGGCCATGGATACCCCTGAGGTGCACGCTGATCTGGCCGGGGTCCGTCGGGCCGAGTTTAAGCGGTCGGTTGACATCATCGGTTACGCCCGCTGGGAGATGCTGGGCTACCACGACTCGGGTATGCCCGACAGCGATCACAACCTCAACCCCGACTGTTTCGCCATGGTGCCTCTCGATGAAGCCGTGGGCAGGCTGGTGGCCATCATCCGTCGGGACCAACCGCAGGTGCTGGTCTCATACGGCGAAGACCAAAGCGGCTACCCCCACCCAGACCACATTCGGGCTCACGAGATCACCCTGGCCGCTTGGGACGCCGCCGGGGACCCCGCCCGCTATCCAGACCTGGGAGACCCCTGGGAACCGTCCAAGCTCTATTACACGACGTGGTCACGGGCTCGGATCTTGGCCATCCACCAAGCCTTTTTGGACCACGACTTGGAGTCGCCCTTCGACCAGGCCTGGTTCGACAGACCCAGCCAGGACCACCTGATAACGACCAGCATCGACGTCGACGGGTACTACCAAGTTCGGGCCGATGCGCTGAGGGCCCACGCCACCCAGGTGGATCCGGCCTCGCCGTTCTGGTTCGGGCTCCCCGATGATGTCGCCTCCAGGATCCATCCGTGGGACGACTACGAACTCGCCCGCACCCGGGTGCCGGTGCCCGAAGGGATCGAACGAGATCTGTTCAGTGGACTCCGGGCAGAGGTCTGGTCATGA
- a CDS encoding polysaccharide deacetylase family protein has translation MTELTERLGLGPDARAVIINCDDLGVSHAVNAGVYEALRTGHATSASIMVPAPWAREAASRYRGEDVGVHLTLNSEHDRYRWGPITHAPSLLDGDGGFPRTVADLWDHADLDEARRELRAQVERAILWGFDVSHLDSHLGVLQHRPEFFDIYLDLAVEFRLPTRLSGPTFERSVGFPFRTLASEEGVVFPDHFAPVHSGHGSRRTVERAIHDLEPGVTELHVHPAHDTPELRAYDEAWSHRVDDHHLTCFDHELPVLLDRLGVIRIGYRDLRRAQREARPTFTP, from the coding sequence ATGACCGAGCTGACCGAACGCCTCGGGTTGGGGCCCGATGCCCGGGCCGTGATCATCAACTGCGACGACTTGGGTGTCAGCCATGCCGTCAACGCCGGGGTCTACGAGGCGCTGCGCACGGGCCATGCCACCAGCGCATCCATCATGGTTCCAGCGCCGTGGGCCCGGGAGGCGGCATCTCGGTACCGAGGGGAAGACGTCGGCGTACACCTGACCCTCAACTCCGAACACGACCGCTACCGGTGGGGTCCAATCACCCATGCGCCCTCGCTCCTGGATGGAGACGGAGGGTTTCCCCGAACGGTGGCCGACCTATGGGACCACGCCGACTTAGACGAGGCACGACGCGAGCTCAGGGCCCAGGTGGAGCGGGCGATCCTGTGGGGCTTCGACGTCAGCCACCTCGACTCCCACCTCGGGGTTCTCCAGCACCGCCCCGAGTTCTTCGACATCTACCTTGACCTAGCCGTGGAGTTCCGCCTACCCACCCGGCTATCGGGTCCAACGTTCGAACGCTCCGTCGGGTTCCCGTTCCGGACGCTGGCCAGCGAGGAGGGCGTCGTGTTCCCCGACCACTTCGCCCCGGTCCACTCCGGTCACGGCAGCCGCCGCACCGTCGAACGGGCCATCCACGATCTCGAACCCGGCGTCACCGAACTCCACGTGCACCCAGCCCACGACACCCCCGAGCTTCGGGCCTACGATGAGGCGTGGTCACACCGGGTGGACGACCACCACCTCACCTGCTTCGACCACGAACTGCCGGTGCTGCTCGATCGCCTCGGGGTGATCCGCATCGGCTACCGGGATCTCCGCCGCGCCCAGCGGGAAGCTCGGCCGACCTTCACCCCCTAG
- a CDS encoding thermonuclease family protein, whose product MRPSRHLFTTRLPSLTLASIIWLSTSLLANSCTRPQPPSTAPLPDGGTGLVAMVDRVTDGDTLTLSFSGAGVERVRLLGIDTPETVKPNSPVECFGPEASARTKHLLPPGTEVLVQRDTEARDRYGRLLVYLWRRADGLFINETLLADGYATILSITPNIAHRPDLARTEQSARRRQLGLWGACTDPAGR is encoded by the coding sequence ATGAGACCGTCCCGCCATCTCTTCACAACCCGCCTACCCTCGCTCACCCTCGCCTCGATCATCTGGCTCTCCACCTCCCTGCTGGCGAACTCCTGCACCCGTCCCCAGCCGCCGAGCACCGCACCCCTACCAGATGGGGGCACCGGCCTGGTGGCCATGGTCGACCGGGTCACAGACGGGGACACCCTCACCCTGTCGTTCTCTGGTGCTGGTGTCGAACGGGTTCGCCTGCTCGGTATTGACACGCCAGAGACGGTCAAACCCAATAGCCCGGTCGAGTGCTTCGGACCTGAAGCCTCGGCCCGCACCAAACACCTGCTGCCACCGGGAACCGAAGTCTTGGTCCAGCGAGATACCGAGGCCAGGGACCGCTACGGCCGGCTGCTGGTCTACCTGTGGCGCCGTGCTGACGGCCTGTTCATCAATGAGACATTGCTCGCTGACGGCTACGCCACCATATTGAGCATCACCCCGAACATCGCCCACCGGCCAGACCTGGCCCGGACCGAACAGTCAGCTCGACGCCGCCAGCTCGGACTGTGGGGTGCGTGCACCGACCCCGCAGGGCGATAG
- a CDS encoding steroid 3-ketoacyl-CoA thiolase translates to MTTPSDVVIVEAVRTPVGRRNGGLSTNHPADTLGTVLSEVVHRSGIGGDQVGQVVTGCVSQIGEQAFNIGRTAWLTAGLPQSVATTTVDTQCGSSQQATNIATALVQAGVVDVAIASGVEAMSRVPIGSNAKGDYGRPIPKSYFARLEFTSQFEGAERIAQKWGITRSDADDFGLRSQQLAAQAWADGRFEGQITPVQAPILGEDGKPTGDTTTVSRDEGLRETTIEKLANLKAVAREDGVHTAGSSSQISDGAAALLLTTAARAPEMGLTPRARIVDTCLVGVDPVLMLTGPIDATRHLLDRTGLSIADIDTFEINEAFASVVLAWAREFDVPMEKVNPNGGAIALGHPLGATGAVLITKALNELERTGGRYGLISMCCGGGLGTGTIIERL, encoded by the coding sequence ATGACCACCCCTTCCGATGTCGTGATCGTCGAAGCTGTCCGCACCCCCGTGGGTCGCCGCAACGGCGGGCTGTCCACCAACCACCCAGCCGACACCCTCGGTACCGTGCTCAGCGAGGTGGTGCACCGCTCCGGCATCGGTGGCGATCAGGTCGGCCAAGTCGTGACCGGCTGCGTGAGCCAGATCGGTGAGCAGGCCTTCAACATCGGTCGCACGGCCTGGTTGACCGCAGGCCTGCCCCAGTCGGTGGCCACCACCACGGTCGACACCCAATGCGGATCCTCTCAGCAGGCAACCAACATCGCCACCGCGCTGGTTCAGGCCGGCGTGGTCGACGTGGCCATAGCCAGCGGCGTCGAGGCCATGAGCAGGGTACCCATCGGTTCAAACGCCAAGGGGGACTACGGCCGGCCCATCCCCAAGTCCTACTTCGCCCGCCTCGAGTTCACGTCACAGTTCGAAGGTGCCGAACGCATCGCCCAGAAGTGGGGCATCACCCGCTCCGACGCCGACGACTTCGGACTCCGCTCTCAACAACTCGCGGCGCAGGCGTGGGCCGATGGCCGATTCGAGGGCCAGATCACGCCCGTCCAAGCCCCCATCCTCGGAGAAGACGGCAAGCCGACCGGAGACACCACCACCGTTTCAAGGGACGAGGGCCTGCGCGAGACGACCATAGAAAAGCTGGCCAACCTCAAGGCCGTAGCCCGAGAAGACGGCGTGCACACAGCTGGCTCCTCGTCACAGATCTCAGATGGTGCCGCCGCATTGCTGTTGACCACCGCGGCACGGGCACCGGAGATGGGCCTCACCCCGCGGGCCCGCATCGTGGATACCTGCCTAGTGGGCGTGGATCCCGTGCTCATGCTCACCGGCCCGATAGATGCCACCCGCCACCTGCTGGACCGCACCGGTCTGTCCATCGCAGACATCGACACGTTCGAGATCAACGAAGCCTTCGCCTCGGTCGTCTTGGCCTGGGCCCGCGAGTTCGATGTGCCCATGGAGAAGGTCAACCCCAACGGCGGGGCCATCGCTCTGGGGCACCCGCTGGGAGCCACCGGTGCAGTCTTGATCACCAAGGCATTGAACGAACTCGAGCGTACCGGGGGCCGGTACGGGCTCATCTCCATGTGCTGCGGAGGCGGCCTGGGTACAGGAACCATCATCGAACGGCTTTAA
- a CDS encoding amidase, producing MTVDKPWAGDASSLVDAFRSGERSPAEELEATFAAIEASELGAFVWLDEERARARAAAADVSLPFGGVPVGIKALEPVKGWPYTEESLVFEARTADRSSTSHTRLLERGGIVPVGQTLASEFGGLNISTNKIHGTCTNPWGQGRTAGGSSGGSSAAVAGGLVTIATGGDGGGSIRIPAGFCGLLGMKGTAGRIPRGPKTLIHPMTVVLGCQARSVRDAARWFDVASGYDSRDPYSLPRIDGWERDLGSHDLSGLRVAISPTLGTAVVRPEVSERVAAAAEALARDAGLTVVDLDVKFPKLDVAWALGNLSGLRQDLEGLWPDCKDLLTPEIAFGLEMAEQLVSLETNARGEATRTAANEAMADIFDQVDVLICATNPDVAFPAHITTNTRVGDQRVDLGNNGALTIPANICGNPAVSVPVEPFEGLPVGMQMIGRHHQDQLLLDLALRVEQTCPWPLVAPGAPL from the coding sequence ATGACCGTGGACAAGCCCTGGGCCGGAGATGCCTCATCTCTGGTCGATGCCTTCCGCTCCGGTGAGCGTTCACCCGCCGAAGAGCTGGAAGCCACGTTTGCCGCCATCGAGGCCAGCGAGTTAGGGGCCTTCGTCTGGCTCGACGAGGAACGGGCCCGGGCCCGAGCCGCAGCCGCCGACGTCTCGCTGCCATTCGGCGGTGTCCCGGTGGGGATCAAGGCACTCGAGCCGGTGAAGGGCTGGCCGTACACAGAGGAGTCGTTGGTGTTCGAGGCGCGGACGGCCGACCGGTCCTCCACCTCACACACCCGACTACTGGAACGAGGCGGCATCGTTCCCGTGGGCCAGACCCTGGCTTCGGAGTTCGGCGGGCTCAACATCTCCACCAACAAGATCCATGGAACGTGCACCAACCCTTGGGGCCAGGGCCGCACGGCGGGGGGTTCGTCGGGCGGGTCGTCGGCAGCGGTGGCCGGAGGTCTCGTGACCATCGCCACCGGAGGCGACGGCGGTGGATCCATACGCATCCCGGCCGGGTTCTGTGGTCTGCTCGGCATGAAGGGAACGGCGGGACGCATACCTCGAGGGCCGAAGACGCTCATCCATCCCATGACGGTTGTCCTCGGCTGCCAGGCTCGTTCAGTACGCGATGCAGCCCGGTGGTTCGACGTAGCCAGCGGATACGACTCCCGCGACCCGTACTCGTTGCCTCGCATCGACGGCTGGGAGCGGGACTTGGGCAGCCATGACCTGTCGGGTCTGCGAGTGGCCATCTCCCCCACGTTGGGAACCGCCGTGGTTCGCCCCGAGGTTTCCGAGCGGGTGGCGGCAGCAGCAGAGGCTTTGGCTCGAGATGCTGGGCTCACCGTTGTCGATCTGGACGTGAAGTTTCCCAAGCTCGACGTGGCCTGGGCTCTGGGCAACCTGTCGGGGCTGCGCCAGGACCTGGAGGGCCTGTGGCCCGACTGCAAGGACCTGCTCACGCCGGAGATCGCGTTCGGTCTCGAGATGGCCGAACAGCTCGTCAGCTTGGAGACCAACGCCCGGGGCGAAGCCACACGCACCGCCGCCAACGAGGCAATGGCCGACATCTTCGACCAGGTCGACGTGCTCATCTGCGCCACCAACCCCGACGTGGCCTTCCCGGCTCACATCACCACCAATACCCGGGTTGGCGACCAGAGGGTTGATCTCGGGAACAACGGCGCCCTAACCATCCCTGCCAACATCTGCGGCAATCCCGCGGTGTCGGTTCCGGTGGAGCCCTTCGAGGGTCTGCCTGTGGGCATGCAGATGATCGGTCGCCACCACCAGGACCAACTTCTGTTGGACCTGGCCCTCCGGGTGGAGCAAACCTGCCCGTGGCCGTTGGTGGCCCCCGGCGCACCCCTCTGA
- a CDS encoding Dabb family protein encodes MAIQHVVLFRFLEDTDASAIDAMATALRRLPGLIPQVATYAVGSNLGITEGSWDFAVSARFASVEDFHTYRTHPEHLAVITDHIEPITAERRSVQFEF; translated from the coding sequence ATGGCCATCCAACACGTCGTCTTATTCCGATTCCTGGAAGACACCGATGCTTCGGCCATTGATGCCATGGCCACCGCCCTTCGTCGTCTGCCGGGCTTGATTCCCCAGGTGGCCACCTACGCCGTCGGCTCGAACCTGGGGATCACCGAGGGTTCCTGGGACTTCGCCGTCTCCGCTCGTTTCGCTTCGGTAGAGGACTTCCACACCTACCGCACCCACCCCGAACATCTAGCCGTGATCACCGACCACATCGAACCCATCACCGCCGAGCGACGCTCGGTCCAGTTCGAGTTCTGA
- a CDS encoding thioesterase family protein, whose amino-acid sequence MDAQEFLDLTATHNPHRWYLPVTNGLSTLGGFLFGGCGLGAAVLALEMATGRPVVWATAQYLSYATPGSVLDLDVTVAVSGRNSTQARVVGHVEDREIFTVNAALGSRSTDSDQVWVEPIDVPRPEDCPARSLRVPGEDSLMSRFETRLALARDWEQLPGNPMERGRSALWVRIPELTEPSAVALAILGDYVPFGIGQSLGAYAGGNSLDNTLRVIRVVPSEWILVEVQVDGIGNGFGHGTVHLWADDGTLMATASQSTIVRYWDPAGTTIGSRPSLPPQDRG is encoded by the coding sequence GTGGATGCTCAGGAGTTCCTCGATCTCACCGCCACTCACAACCCTCACCGCTGGTACCTGCCGGTAACCAATGGACTGTCCACCCTTGGCGGGTTCCTGTTCGGTGGCTGCGGGCTCGGTGCCGCGGTCTTGGCTCTTGAGATGGCCACCGGTCGACCCGTCGTGTGGGCGACCGCCCAGTACCTGTCCTACGCCACGCCCGGATCCGTGCTCGACCTCGATGTGACGGTGGCCGTGTCGGGGCGCAACAGCACCCAGGCCCGCGTCGTTGGTCATGTCGAGGACCGGGAGATCTTCACCGTCAACGCTGCATTGGGTTCACGGTCCACCGATTCCGATCAGGTGTGGGTGGAGCCGATCGACGTGCCTCGCCCCGAGGATTGCCCGGCCCGTTCACTTCGCGTGCCGGGAGAGGACTCGTTGATGAGCCGCTTCGAAACCCGTCTGGCGTTGGCCCGGGACTGGGAGCAGTTGCCCGGCAACCCTATGGAGCGGGGACGGAGCGCCCTGTGGGTCCGCATCCCAGAGCTCACCGAGCCGTCTGCGGTGGCTCTGGCCATCCTCGGCGACTATGTGCCGTTCGGGATCGGTCAGTCACTCGGCGCCTACGCCGGGGGCAACAGCCTGGACAACACGCTACGGGTCATACGGGTGGTACCGAGCGAGTGGATCCTGGTCGAGGTCCAAGTCGACGGCATCGGCAACGGGTTCGGCCACGGCACCGTCCACCTGTGGGCCGACGACGGCACCCTCATGGCCACCGCCTCCCAGTCCACCATTGTCCGGTACTGGGATCCCGCGGGAACCACCATCGGAAGCCGACCCAGCCTCCCGCCCCAGGACCGAGGCTGA
- a CDS encoding LLM class F420-dependent oxidoreductase — MTYQGYGMTIPIDGVPLHAQRDWIVELEDLGYTDVWSSEANMADGFTPLALASVWAPSLRLGSAIVPAFTRGPATLAQCVASLADAAPGRVAFGIGTSSNVIVERWNDIPFTEPYKKTRDTVRLLRTTLTGTKVSEDYDTFSVKGFKLGIVPEKQPKILIAALREGMLGLAGREGDGAILNWLGADDVPTVTPHVHQGGADKEVVARIFVAPTTDRDLVLEYGRFFIAAYLTVPVYAEFQRWLGRADVLQPMWDHWAAGDRKAALSAIPESVVDDLIIHGTPEQCRDHIARYQANGVTTPVIAMLPFGIDQRQAIRDLAPR; from the coding sequence ATGACCTATCAGGGCTACGGGATGACGATCCCTATCGACGGTGTCCCCCTCCATGCCCAGCGGGACTGGATCGTCGAACTGGAAGACTTGGGCTACACCGACGTGTGGTCCAGCGAGGCCAACATGGCCGATGGGTTCACGCCACTGGCATTGGCGTCGGTGTGGGCTCCGTCTCTTCGTCTCGGCTCGGCCATCGTTCCCGCCTTCACTAGGGGGCCGGCCACCCTGGCCCAGTGCGTGGCGTCGCTGGCCGATGCTGCCCCGGGACGGGTCGCCTTCGGCATCGGAACCTCGTCCAACGTGATCGTGGAGCGATGGAACGACATTCCCTTCACCGAGCCCTACAAGAAGACCCGCGACACTGTGCGCCTCTTGCGGACGACCCTCACCGGAACCAAGGTGAGCGAGGATTACGACACCTTCTCGGTCAAGGGCTTCAAGTTGGGGATTGTGCCCGAGAAACAGCCCAAGATCCTCATCGCCGCCCTCCGCGAAGGAATGTTGGGGCTGGCTGGACGCGAAGGCGACGGTGCCATCCTCAACTGGCTGGGTGCCGACGACGTGCCGACGGTGACGCCTCACGTCCACCAGGGCGGAGCGGACAAGGAGGTGGTGGCCAGGATCTTCGTCGCGCCAACGACCGACCGGGATCTGGTGTTGGAATACGGCCGGTTCTTCATTGCCGCATATTTGACGGTGCCGGTCTACGCCGAGTTCCAGCGATGGCTGGGCCGAGCCGACGTGCTTCAACCAATGTGGGATCACTGGGCGGCCGGGGACCGCAAGGCTGCGTTGTCCGCCATCCCTGAATCGGTGGTAGATGACCTGATCATCCACGGAACCCCCGAACAGTGCCGTGACCACATTGCTCGCTACCAGGCCAACGGCGTGACAACGCCGGTGATCGCCATGCTGCCGTTCGGCATCGACCAACGTCAGGCCATTCGGGACCTCGCCCCCCGCTAA
- a CDS encoding rhomboid family intramembrane serine protease yields MAGVATAPAGADEDSLNLPEWARPILVVGMMLAVMWLVEIVDLIPRTSFDRWGIQPREVQGLVGVVTMPFLHDGFGHLISNTVPFLILGAMVAAGGVARYFVVTGIVTLVAGVGVWLLGPDDTVHIGASALVFGYLTYLLSRGFYERKVMNLVVGLVVLFLYGGVLWGVLPRPGISWQGHLFGAVGGVLAARVVHNEAVTTRRSGSTA; encoded by the coding sequence ATGGCTGGGGTCGCGACCGCACCAGCCGGTGCCGATGAGGACAGCCTGAACCTTCCCGAATGGGCGCGGCCGATCCTGGTGGTGGGGATGATGCTGGCCGTCATGTGGCTGGTGGAGATCGTCGACCTGATCCCCCGTACCAGCTTCGACCGATGGGGGATCCAGCCTCGCGAGGTCCAAGGACTGGTCGGCGTGGTCACCATGCCGTTCCTACACGACGGTTTCGGCCACCTGATCTCCAACACCGTTCCGTTTCTGATCCTGGGTGCGATGGTGGCGGCCGGAGGGGTAGCGCGGTATTTCGTGGTCACGGGCATCGTCACTTTGGTGGCCGGCGTGGGGGTGTGGCTGCTGGGTCCCGACGACACCGTCCACATCGGGGCCAGCGCCTTGGTGTTCGGCTACCTCACCTACCTGTTGTCCCGCGGGTTCTACGAGCGGAAGGTCATGAACCTCGTGGTGGGTTTGGTGGTGCTGTTCCTCTACGGCGGGGTGCTGTGGGGGGTGCTACCCCGGCCCGGCATCTCCTGGCAGGGTCACCTGTTCGGAGCCGTCGGAGGTGTCCTGGCCGCCCGTGTTGTGCACAACGAGGCCGTCACCACCCGTCGGTCCGGGTCCACCGCCTAG
- the fabI gene encoding enoyl-ACP reductase FabI: MLLTDRTVLVTGVLTPSSIAFTVARLAQEQGATVVLTSFGRALPVTRRAARRLPIEPVVVELDVTDEDHLASLAERLGVRELDGVVHSVGFAPADCLGHDDGLFGASWDDVATALRVSTWSLPALVKAVRPLLTTRASVVGLDFDASVAWPAYDWMGVAKAGLESASRYLARDLGPHGVRVNLVAAGPLRTVAARSIPGFARIEDTWSRTAPLGWDVDDPEPTARAVVALLSDWFPATTGEIVHVDGGAHAIGGGAS; this comes from the coding sequence ATGCTGCTCACCGACCGAACCGTGCTGGTCACCGGTGTCCTCACACCATCGTCGATCGCCTTCACCGTGGCCCGACTGGCCCAGGAACAAGGGGCGACGGTGGTACTCACCTCGTTCGGCCGGGCGCTTCCGGTTACCCGTCGAGCTGCTCGCCGGCTCCCGATCGAACCGGTGGTGGTGGAGCTCGACGTCACCGACGAGGACCACCTCGCTTCGTTGGCCGAACGACTGGGCGTTCGTGAACTGGACGGTGTGGTTCATTCTGTTGGTTTCGCGCCGGCCGACTGCCTCGGACACGACGACGGCCTGTTCGGAGCATCGTGGGATGACGTGGCCACCGCGCTGCGGGTGTCGACCTGGTCCTTGCCGGCGTTGGTCAAAGCAGTTCGGCCCCTGCTGACCACCAGAGCCTCGGTGGTGGGCCTGGACTTCGACGCCTCGGTGGCGTGGCCGGCCTACGACTGGATGGGCGTAGCCAAGGCAGGATTGGAGTCGGCGTCGCGCTACCTGGCCCGGGACCTCGGTCCCCACGGGGTGCGGGTGAACCTGGTCGCGGCCGGTCCACTGCGAACCGTCGCCGCCCGCAGCATCCCCGGTTTCGCCCGCATCGAGGACACCTGGAGCCGAACCGCCCCGCTCGGCTGGGATGTCGACGACCCCGAACCAACAGCGCGGGCCGTGGTGGCCTTGTTGTCGGACTGGTTCCCGGCCACCACCGGCGAGATCGTCCACGTCGACGGGGGTGCCCACGCGATCGGCGGAGGTGCCTCCTAG
- a CDS encoding methylmalonyl-CoA carboxyltransferase produces the protein MTITTPVCVDRPDAVTADLRELSGRTVAWFELSGRRRGGDGSAEAEVVARAITLATSIGCPVVGMVRSVSVPPGPEGLAGLAAWGRVAAAAVRASGVVPIVLAVTGPVHGSLAPLLALADHVVMTTEASAYVNGPGPVATITGTLTDPGRLGGGRVHSRVTGLAALIAHDADDALDAVGDLLDHLPDNHLDDAPIRFTDDPAGRLCELAAATVPADPAKAYDVRDVLADIFDRDSVLEVHAEHAPGLVTAYARLAGRSVAVVANQPCVLAGTLDIDSSVKGARHVQCADSFGLPLVTLVDTPGYQPGRDIEARGMIRHGATLVHAYAAATVPRVCVILRKAYGGAYIVMDSHTMGSDLVLAWPRAEIAVMGPAGAMEILHRGQIAPAMRARLEDEYRSTYCTPRLAAERGLVDSVINPADTRRVLTAALGRLHTKRPHLPARKHSNQPL, from the coding sequence ATGACCATCACAACCCCGGTCTGTGTCGACCGGCCCGATGCCGTGACCGCCGACCTCCGAGAGCTCAGTGGCCGGACGGTGGCGTGGTTCGAACTGTCGGGCCGACGCCGCGGTGGCGACGGGTCCGCCGAGGCAGAGGTGGTGGCCCGCGCCATCACGTTGGCCACCTCGATCGGATGCCCCGTGGTCGGGATGGTGCGGTCGGTGTCGGTGCCACCCGGACCCGAGGGGCTGGCCGGGCTGGCGGCGTGGGGCCGGGTGGCCGCTGCGGCGGTACGGGCCTCGGGTGTGGTGCCCATCGTCCTAGCCGTGACCGGCCCGGTTCACGGCAGCCTGGCTCCTCTCCTCGCGCTAGCCGATCACGTGGTCATGACCACCGAGGCTTCGGCTTATGTGAATGGGCCCGGGCCGGTAGCCACCATCACCGGCACCCTCACCGACCCGGGGCGCCTCGGGGGAGGACGGGTCCACAGCCGGGTCACCGGGTTGGCTGCCTTGATCGCCCATGACGCCGACGATGCCCTCGATGCCGTGGGCGACCTGCTCGATCACCTACCCGACAACCACTTAGACGACGCACCGATCCGCTTCACCGATGATCCCGCCGGTCGCCTGTGTGAGCTGGCCGCAGCAACGGTTCCAGCCGACCCGGCCAAGGCTTACGACGTGCGTGACGTGCTGGCTGACATCTTCGACCGTGACAGCGTGCTGGAAGTCCACGCCGAGCACGCCCCCGGACTGGTCACCGCCTACGCCCGCCTGGCGGGACGGTCGGTGGCGGTGGTGGCCAACCAGCCCTGTGTGCTGGCCGGCACGTTGGACATCGATTCCTCGGTGAAGGGTGCACGCCACGTCCAGTGTGCCGACTCCTTCGGGTTGCCGCTGGTGACGTTGGTGGACACCCCGGGGTACCAGCCCGGTCGAGACATCGAGGCCCGCGGCATGATCCGCCACGGCGCGACCTTGGTCCACGCCTATGCCGCGGCCACCGTCCCGAGAGTATGTGTGATCCTGCGCAAGGCCTACGGCGGCGCCTACATCGTGATGGATTCCCACACCATGGGTAGCGATCTGGTACTGGCCTGGCCCCGGGCGGAGATCGCGGTGATGGGCCCCGCCGGAGCCATGGAGATCCTCCATCGAGGTCAGATCGCCCCGGCGATGCGAGCCCGCCTGGAGGATGAGTACCGGTCGACGTATTGCACGCCTCGATTGGCCGCGGAGCGAGGCCTCGTCGACAGTGTGATCAATCCGGCCGACACCCGTCGGGTGCTGACCGCGGCCCTCGGTCGACTCCACACGAAGCGACCGCACCTCCCGGCGCGCAAACATTCGAACCAACCGCTCTGA